In Aspergillus nidulans FGSC A4 chromosome IV, a single window of DNA contains:
- a CDS encoding ATP-binding protein (transcript_id=CADANIAT00000376), with protein sequence MIPSTKIEDIERTRAMAAQLRRERDELRCLVEFMDHDMRDIFEIKRAIQANTLREIRLSTSGNFQDDDSRRQAFRVLHVTGGRVCFDTKKLSYFDPVNYRVWDSESEDERRCRDAVRRSSAQMTNFIIDCFYLESDGVRLAPRPKRFAITPYSGKRPIASLPLRPLQFDPQKEVLEKQLVARGARFMEVAQGKHMEYHGNTIEESKNSQYRHRNHRIEAFEVHGEVVVDQEAGVTHFQDTLPAFSLGTGGGIVLTHTEPDSREVSDFFPQKSDGDWVTDVFNDAAFEEYRHSEYFTTTDLLTSRPVKDIQLSDDQLLLLPPRVYGYSLLDRRWVALNVSLLQEISIHDKQARSKLEELVLPTEHKRVLQALITNQVRLPHGGSNHVQEQLSMDVVSAKGKGLIILLHGAPGVGKTSTAECIAIELNRPLLSITCGHIGTVAEEAEKNLDSFCKLAHRWRCVLLLDEADVFLAKRERGDIARNSLVSVFLRVLEYFSGVIILTTNRVGEFDEAFRSRIHVCLYYPKLEERQTKEIWEKNIQRVKESNLNLDMEEKKIRRFADQHWQRNLDRPTRRWNGRQIKNAFQTAIALANWEFYDEKNVAKLERPLLKAKHFQYVAKITAHFDDYISDIYGTFDEDTYSFLAARDALRVDEASAMFASRSTTQENSRASKSGIVRRGTDFRSPPANPGKPQGSNFGRYSSDDDESTDEEESEESEADNEEDDQADEVKKLELQLQLAKLKNKKASSRGSKR encoded by the exons ATGATTCCATCGACTAAAATAGAGGATATCGAGCGGACTAGAGCAATGGCTGCACAGCTCAGGCGAGAACGAGATGAGCTCCGCTGCCTCGTTGAGTTCATGGACCACGATATGAGAGACATTTTTGAGATCAAGCGCGCAATACAGGCGAACACATTGAGAGAGATCCGTTTGAGCACCTCTGGCAACT TTCAGGACGACGATAGTCGGCGACAGGCGTTTCGAGTGCTCCACGTCACCGGCGGACGAGTCTGCTTTGATACCAAGAAACTGTCGTATTTCGACCCGGTTAACTACAGGGTGTGGGACTCAGAATCTGAGGACGAAAGGAGGTGCCGTGACGCCGTGAGGCGTTCCAGTGCGCAGATGACcaatttcatcatcgacTGCTTCTATCTAGAGTCGGACGGGGTTCGCCTGGCGCCGCGACCAAAACGATTCGCCATCACCCCGTACTCGGGGAAAAGACCCATAGCTTCACTCCCTCTGCGGCCGCTTCAATTTGATCCGCAGAAGGAGGTGTTAGAGAAGCAACTCGTTGCGAGAGGCGCTCGCTTTATGGAGGTGGCACAGGGAAAGCATATGGAGTACCATGGGAATACCATCGAAGAGTCCAAGAACAGCCAATATAGGCACCGGAATCATCGTATTGAAGCATTCGAG GTTCACGGCGAGGTGGTTGTTGACCAGGAAGCCGGAGTGACGCATTTCCAGGACACACTACCGGCCTTCAGCCTGGGAACAGGTGGCGGCATTGTCCTTACGCACACCGAGCCAGACTCAAGAGAAGTATCGGACTTCTTCCCACAAAAGAGCGATGGGGACTGGGTGACGGATGTCTTCAACGACGCTGCGTTCGAGGAGTATCGACATAGCGAGTATTTTACTACGACGGATCTTCTGACCAGCCGACCTGTTAAAGACATTCAGCTGTCTGATGATCAGCTTCTTTTACTTCCTCCACGAGTGTATGGATACTCTCTTCTAGATCGCCGATGGGTGGCCTTGAACGTCAGCTTACTGCAAGAAATCTCGATCCACGACAAACAGGCGCGATCTAAACTGGAGGAATTAGTCCTACCGACTGAGCACAAGAGGGTTTTGCAAGCGCTGATAACCAACCAAGTCAGACTGCCGCATGGAGGCTCCAATCATGTGCAGGAACAGTTATCAATGGACGTCGTGTCCGCCAAAGGCAAGGGGCTGATCATCCTGCTGCATGGAGCGCCTGGGGTGGGAAAGACATCAACGGCAGAGTGCATTGCCATTGAGCTGAACCGCCCCTTGCTATCAATAACATGCGGCCATATTGGCACCGTCGCAGAGGAGGCGGAAAAGAACCTGGACTCGTTTTGTAAACTAGCCCATCGCTGGAGGTGTGTGCTCCTGTTAGACGAAGCGGACGTATTCCTGGCCAAGCGAGAGCGGGGGGACATTGCCAGGAACAGTCTGGTATCTG TCTTTCTCCGGGTTCTTGAATACTTCTCCGGGGTCATCATTCTCACCACCAACCGTGTGGGTGAGTTCGACGAAGCTTTCCGTTCTCGAATCCACGTCTGTCTCTACTATCCCAAACTTGAAGAGCGGCAGACGAAAGAGATCTGGGAGAAGAACATCCAACGTGTTAAGGAGAGTAACCTCAACCTGGatatggaggagaagaagatacgACGTTTTGCAGATCAGCACTGGCAACGGAATCTGGACCGGCCGACACGACGCTGGAATGGCCGCCAGATCAAGAATGCTTTTCAGACGGCCATTGCCCTTGCCAACTGGGAATTCTACGATGAGAAGAATGTCGCAAAGCTCGAGAGACCACTGTTGAAGGCAAAACATTTTCAATATGTCGCAAAGATCACGGCTCATTTTGACGACTACATTAGCGACATTTATGGTACTTTTGATGAAGATACCTATTCGTTCTTGGCTGCTAGGGATGCGTTGCGAGTGGACGAGGCATCCGCCATGTTTGCTTCACGGAGCACGACGCAGGAGAATTCTCGTGCCTCAAAATCGGGCATTGTTCGCCGGGGAACCGATTTTCGTAGTCCTCCGGCTAACCCAGGCAAGCCGCAAGGATCAAATTTTGGCCGGTACTCTAGTGACGACGACGAAAGCacggatgaagaagaatcgGAGGAGAGTGAGGCCGacaatgaagaggatgaccAGGCGGATGAGGTCAAAAAGCtagagcttcagcttcagttgGCGAAGCTAAAGAATAAGAAGGCTTCGTCGAGAGGCAGCAAGAGGTGA
- a CDS encoding uncharacterized protein (transcript_id=CADANIAT00000377): MIVGEKAQNAVQALESLKSRFEIKEAPEFKRYLGMNIKTTPTGIHLSQEDQIDDIINSFGLHDAHPTKSPLDPGTVIDDAPDLKINIKEYQRANIEPPKAFSDSDWGGPHTKARRSVGGYVFKLAGGPIAWQSKRQTCVATSSNEAEYIAASEASREAYWIREIMKDLRLFDDQHAPGIPLHMDNKGAIDLTMSDIQTKRSKHIDIRYHYTRDMVDQGIIHIKQIPTAEMVADGCTKPLGSEAHSHFIRLLGLRNDD; this comes from the exons ATGATTGTTGGTGAAAAGGCCCAAAACGCCGTACAAGCGCTCGAAAGCTTGAAATCCCGATTTGAAATTAAAGAAGCGCCGGAATTCAAGCGATATCTAGGCATGAATATCAAAACAACGCCTACAGGCATCCACCTGTCACAGGAGGATCAAATTGATGACATTATCAACTCTTTTGGGCTTCATGATGCCCATCCTACCAAATCACCCCTTGATCCTGGAACAGTTATCGATGATGCTCCAGATCTAAAAATCAATATCAAAGAATACCAGCGCG CCAATATCGAGCCCCCTAAAGCCTTTAGTGATTCTGATTGGGGTGGACCTCATACAAAAGCACGTCGGTCAGTTGGCGGATATGTTTTCAAACTTGCCGGAGGACCAATTGCTTGGCAATCAAAGCGCCAAACCTGCGTAGCAACCAGCTCTAATGAAGCTGAATATATTGCTGCATCCGAAGCCTCGCGCGAAGCCTATTGGATACGCGAAATTATGAAGGATCTTCGATTATTTGATGACCAACATGCACCTGGTATCCCATTACATATGGACAACAAAGGAGCTATTGATCTTACAATGTCCGACATACAAACCAAAAGATCAAAGCACATTGACATCCGCTACCATTACACCCGTGATATGGTCGACCAAGGCATCATCCATATCAAGCAGATCCCTACCGCCGAAATGGTTGCAGATGGCTGTACGAAGCCTCTGGGATCTGAAGCTCACTCCCATTTCATTCGTTTATTAGGTCTCCGCAACGATGATTAA
- a CDS encoding DUF2264 domain-containing protein (transcript_id=CADANIAT00000378) yields MPPLAGFSDNPLRSRADLIHAAIALVQPLHTHFSPRNAFIRLPVATGTHFDERAAQLEGYARPLWVISTLLRAVRAEPDHPDAEAIRSVCRPWIQGIQTGTDPAHPEYWGEIGDGDQRMVEAEVIAVAVLFAPEDFYHSQPARVRENIVAWLRGINGKEMPVNNWRWFHVFANLALIIVGGVPYAELKGAMDDDLAVLDSFYRGEGWSGDGPWLTGEQEAELEQEYKRTRRRDKIGPGRQVDYYSSSYAIQFSQLLYAKFAAELDPARSEGYRQQAREFGRAFWRYFDRDGAAIPFGRSLTYHFACAGFFAALAVAEVPDMPAPLDSPGSVKGFLLRHLRWNMYMAEDYNSPQSVYWSVKSFIPLALVDGHSFWTSSESAYPVLADSVKLIPQPTQILCDHAHGAHHFLLSAGQFVAWPMKASQAKYCKFAYSSSFGFSVPTGSLIQQIVPDNALFFSRDGIETWAGKWKSSEARFGTANAVGETVPVVHVKWRPWADGQLVVTMSLIPPTARWPDWHTRVHRIQLKGEAPLESLHLVEGGFAIERVPAEKKALPVLSDGNIEGASIGRSEGIYVSQSSALVLSQAGASGIVSAAVRRRPEYEAMKPDSNTNLLSQRTLVPVAKLGLLDVEAGEEIELVTRVFAISAKSLRGQPGASVPDGRGGGGIQRPMRERWLDVPKVQLGDIPENGGEDVIALEI; encoded by the exons ATGCCACCCCTCGCAGGATTCTCAGACAACCCATTGCGTTCCCGCGCCGATCTCATCCACGCGGCCATCGCTCTCGTCCAGCCTCTGCACACACACTTCTCTCCCAGGAACGCCTTCATCCGCCTCCCCGTCGCGACAGGTACACATTTCGACGAGAGAGCGGCGCAGCTAGAAGGCTATGCGCGGCCATTATGGGTGATCTCCACTTTGCTACGTGCAGTGCGTGCCGAACCCGATCATCCAGACGCAGAGGCAATCCGCAGTGTATGTCGGCCCTGGATTCAGGGGATCCAGACCGGGACAGATCCCGCGCACCCGGAGTACTGGGGCGAgatcggcgacggcgaccAGCGGATGGTCGAAGCAGAggtcatcgccgtcgcggtCCTGTTTGCGCCGGAGGACTTTTACCATTCGCAGCCTGCCCGTGTCCGTGAGAACATCGTTGCCTGGCTGCGCGGGATCAACGGGAAGGAGATGCCGGTGAATAACTGGCGGTGGTTTCATGTTTTCGCCAACCTCGCCTTAATCATTGTGGGAGGAGTTCCGTACGCAGAGCTGAAGGGCGCGATGGACGACGACCTTGCCGTCCTTGACTCGTTCTACCGAGGCGAAGGCTGGTCTGGTGATGGGCCGTGGTTGACCGGAGAACAGGAGGCcgagctggagcaggaatACAAGAGGACCCGACGGCGTGATAAGATCGGACCAGGCCGCCAGGTGGATTATTACTCCAGCAGCTACGCAATCCAGTTCAGCCAGCTGCTGTATGCCAAGTTCGCGGCAGAGCTCGACCCGGCTCGCTCAGAAGGATACCGGCAGCAGGCGAGGGAGTTTGGGCGGGCATTCTGGAGGTATTTCGATAGGGATG GCGCAGCCATCCCCTTCGGCAGGTCTCTCACGTATCACTTTGCGTGTGCCGGCTTCTTCGCAGCCCTGGCTGTTGCCGAAGTACCAGATATGCCGGCGCCGCTGGATTCACCGGGCTCAGTCAAAGGCTTTCTGCTACGGCATCTGAGATG GAACATGTACATGGCCGAAGACTACAACTCGCCCCAGTCCGTCTACTGGTCGGTCAAGTCGTTCATTCCGCTTGCCCTGGTCGACGGCCACTCCTTCTGGACCTCGTCTGAATCAGCGTATCCGGTCTTAGCCGACTCGGTCAAGTTGATCCCGCAACCAACCCAGATCCTCTGCGACCACGCCCACGGCGCGCACcacttcctcctcagcgCGGGCCAGTTCGTCGCCTGGCCCATGAAAGCTTCGCAGGCCAAGTACTGCAAATTCGCATACTCCAGCTCTTTCGGCTTCAGCGTTCCGACAGGCTCGCTGATCCAGCAGATCGTACCGGATAatgctctcttcttcagtcGCGATGGGATCGAGACCTGGGCGGGGAAGTGGAAGTCTTCAGAGGCGAGGTTCGGGACTGCAAATGCAGTTGGGGAGACTGTGCCTGTTGTGCATGTCAAGTGGCGACCTTGGGCCGACGGGCAGCTTGTCGTCACAATGAGCCTGATCCCGCCAACGGCGAGGTGGCCAGATTGGCATACCCGCGTCCACCGGATCCAATTGAAGGGAGAGGCCCCCTTAGAAAGTCTTCATCTGGTTGAGGGCGGGTTTGCTATCGAGCGAGTTCCGGCTGAGAAGAAAGCCTTGCCGGTGCTCTCGGATGGTAATATCGAGGGCGCGAGTATCGGGAGGAGTGAGGGCATCTACGTGTCACAATCAAGTGCTCTTGTGCTCTCGCAGGCCGGCGCAAGCGGCATCGTCTCTGCAGCAGTGCGCCGGCGACCTG AGTatgaggccatgaagccCGATTCCAACACGAATCTACTCTCCCAGCGCACCTTGGTGCCGGTCGCAAAGTTAGGACTACTTGATGTcgaggctggagaggaaatcgagctcgtaACTAGAGTGTTTGCTATTTCTGCGAAGTCGCTTAGGGGTCAGCCGGGTGCGAGCGTACCTGACGGGAGAGGTGGGGGAGGGATCCAGCGGCCTATGCGAGAGAGGTGGCTGGATGTGCCCAAAGTCCAGCTCGGGGATATTCCTGAAAATGGTGGCGAGGATGTGATTGCGCTCGAAATTTGA